TTTTGCAGCTTTTAAAAGCGTGCCCGAATCGGTAGAGCAGCCGCTAAAGTATTATCATAATAATCTAGTGTCGCTTACCAATTTATTAAGGCTTACCGAAGAATTTAATGTAAAGCATTTTGTGTTTTCATCTTCTTGTTCGGTGTATGGCAATACCACTCAGTTGCCCGTAACCGAAGCCACGCCTTTTGAAAAGGCCGAAAGCCCTTATGCACACACAAAGCAAATGGGCGAAGAAATAATTGAGCAGGTTGCCAAAGCAGGGCGTTCAAAATTTGTGTTGCTGCGCTATTTTAATCCGGTAGGTGCGCATGAAAGCGCCCAAATAGGCGAGCTGCCAACGGTAGTGGTAACGGCAGTGGTGCCGCGCATTACAGGATTTGCAGCAGGAAAATTTTCATCGTTTAGCGTGTTTGGCAGCGATTACCCAACGCGCGATGGCACTTGTGTGCGCGATTATATTCACGTAATGGATATTGCTAATGCACACACTAAGGCAATACAATACTTGGTTGCCGGAAAGCAACAGCAGCAGTGCGATGTGTTTAATTTAGGCACCGGCAATGGCGTAACTGTTTTAGAAGCCATTCAATCTTTTGAAAAAGTATCGGGCTTGCAACTGAATTATACCAAAGCACCACGCAGAGAAGGGGATGTGGTTTCTATCTATGCCAACAATAATAAAGCTAAGCAACTCTTAGGTTGGGAACCTGCCAGAAACTTAGACGATATGATGCTTACAGCTTGGCGCTGGGAGCAACGTTCGAAGGAATTACAACTATGATTTTCTTACGTATTTTGTAAGAATAACAATCGTTTGGTCGTTTATTTTTCCTTCAATTTGCTCAGTGTTATCCGGCACTAAACGAATCTTTTTTACAATAGTGCCTTTAGGTGCCATAAAGCTAGTGCCCTTTACATTCAGTACTTGAGTAAGCACTACATTATCTCCACTTTGTAGTTGGTTGCCATTGGCATCGCGGTGAACTTCTTTTTGTTCAAATGCGCTAAGTGCCCAATGTATTACTGCTTCATCTAACTCCACCGATTGCATAATGTCTTTTGCCCATTCTTCGTCTTGGTGAAGGTGTAAGATTCTATAGGTTAATGCTTGCACACTATTTTCGGGATTGTAAATGCTGCCTGCAAGGCATTGCCAATGTGTGTTGTCTTTTTCTTTAGCTAATGTTTGTTGGCAGGTGTTGCATAAAGCCACTTCGTTGGCAATAGAGTCGTTGTTTTTGGGACTTACGGCATAAGCGGTTACGGCAGCTTCGGAGCTGCATAATTCGCATAAGCCTTCGCAGCGTTGTTGTAGTGCATTGGTAATAATAGACATATACTGTATGGTGTTTTAGAAAATATTGAATAGTTACTTAGTTGATTGATTCAAGTAGTTGAAAATATCTTGCCAATTGCGCGATTCCAGTGCAATGTGAGGCTGTAAGGTTTCGGTTGTTTCGCCTCCAATTTCGCTTAGTCCGAGCCCTCTGCCATCGTTGAGCCAAAAGCATTTGCAACCTAGGTTTTTGGCCAAGAGTACATCGGTAATTCTATCGCCAATTACAAATGAATTTTTTAAATCGTAATCGGCAGAAAAATACCGGGTGAGCATGCCCGTATTGGGCTTGCGTGTTGGAAGGTTTTCGTGCGGAAAACTCTTGTCAATATGCGTGGCGGAAAATTGTATGCCTTCGCCTTTAAAGGTGTTTTCAATAAAGTTATGTACAGGCCAAAAAGTATCTTCGGGAAAATAATCCGGCAAGCCCAAACCGTCTTGGTTGGTAACCATTACGAGTTCGTATTCGTTTAGTCGTGCAATTGCTCCCAACCATCGAAAAATTTCAGGATAAAAGATGAGTTTTTCAAAGGAATCAATTTTGTAATCGTCTGTTTCGAGTATCAAGGTGCCGTCTCGGTCAATAAAGAGTGCTTTTTTCATTTTATCGCTTTTAAATTTTCAACAAGTAGATTGTTCTCTTTTTCGGTGCCAATGGTAATTCGCAGGCAGTTTTCGCAAAGTGTTTGGTGGTTTTCGTTGCTGGTAACAATTCCTTTTTTGAGTAAAAATTTATGGGTGGTGTCGGCATCTTTTACACGTATCAATACAAAGTTGGCATCACTTGCATAGATGTGTTCTATGCATGGAATTTCTTTTAGTTGGTTGCAGAGTTGCTCGCGTAGTGCCACAGTTTGGCGTATGTGTTCGTTTACCCATGCAATGTTGTGTAGTGCCTCAACGGCAATTTGCTGCGATGCGCTATTGATGTGGTGTGGGAGTTTAATTTTATCTAATAATTCAATAATGCCGGATGAAGCAAACGCCATACTGAGGCGCAAACCTGCAAGTCCCCACGCATGCGAAAATGTTTGCACTACTACTAAATTAGAAAAGTGAGGCAACAGCGTAATGCACGAAGATTGGCGGGAATAGTTGATGTATGCTTCATCTATCACCACTATGCCTTCAAATTTTCCGAGTAAAAGTTCAATATCTTCTTTGTGAAAAGAATTTCCGGTAGGATTATTGGGAGAACTCAGCAGCAGCAACTTGGCAGCTGTGTTGTTTTCAAGTATGCTTTCTACATCCAGTTCCAGATTTGGGAGTAGTGGTATGTGGAGGCAGTTGGTGTTGTTTACTTGGGCAATAAACGCATATCGGTTATCGGTGGGCGGGCATATTATGCAGGCATCTGTTGCAGGCTCGCAAAAGATTCTAAATAATGAATCAATAATTTCGCCACTGCCGTTTCCAATAAACATGTTTTGAGGTGGAACTCCCTTTATGCGGCTAATGCTGTTTTTTAGTGTGGTTTGAAATGGTTCGGGATAGCGATTGAATTTTTCTTCGCTAAGTAAGGGTGAACCAAATGCGTTTTCGTTGTCATCTAAGCGTGTAGTGCCTTCTTTTGGTAATGCTTGATGTGCAAAGGAATATGGTTGCAACTCCCGGATGCTTTTTCTTACTAAATGCGTAATCACCCTGCAAGAATAACCTTAGAACTGCAATTGCAGAGTAGAATTTTTGAGAAGAACTATTGTGCAGGTGCAGCAGCAACATTTTTTGCTAAATTTCGTAAGCTATCAAACTTTTAACAAACAAAAACCATTTCAAAGGCTACATTCGCAAACTTCCATGGAAAACACACTGGCTCAAGCCGCTATATTTTTAGTTAGTACTGCAAAGTTCAGTTTTACCTCTTTGGCTGTAATTACGGCCGGCATGGGTATTGAAAGTGCCATTGCAAATGTGGCAGGCGGTATTGCGGGTATTTTAGTTTTCACCTATTTGGGCAGTGCCATCAGCCGTTGGGTTGTGTCGCGCTATCCGCATAAGTATGGCAGAAAATTTTCTAAGCGCACCCGCTTATTGGTAAAGGTAAAGCGCTCGTTTGGCTTAAGTGGTATAGCATTTCTTACTCCGGTAATACTTTCAATTCCGGTTGGTGTTTTGTTTTCACTGTCGTTTACTTCCGATCGCAGAAAGGTTTTTTGGGGTATGACAGCCTCTTGTGTGCTTTGGGGTTTGCTTTTCTTTGTGCCGTATTTTGCCTTCGGATTCAATGTAAAAGCGGCTTTGGCATCTGTTTTTTGATGTCGTGCATTATTTTTTCAATCAAAATTTGTAAACATCCCTCAATTTTCTATTTTTGCCGTCCCTTTTTTGGGACGTGTGCGAAAATTCGCTTAAATTTTGCAGCATTATGAAGGTTAAAGTACTTAATAAGGAAGGAAAAGAAACCGGTCGCGAACTGGAGTTGGCAGCCGATATTTTCGGGATTGAACCGAATGACCATGTGGTTTGGTTAGCAGTGCGCCAGTTTCAGGCAGCACAGCGCCAAGGAACACATAAAACCAAAGAGCGTTGGGAAATTTCCCGCACTACCAAAAAGGCATTCCGCCAAAAAGGAACCGGTGGTGCAAGACGTGGCGATATGAAGTCGCCCGTGGTACGCGGTGGGGGTCGTACTTTTGGTCCAAAGCCACACAGTTACGATTTTAAGCTGAATAAAAAAGTAAAAGAGTTGGCTCGTAAGAGTGCACTTGCTTACAAAGCAAAAGATAACAACATTATTGTAGTAGAGGATTTTAACATCGAAACACCAAAAACTAAAGAGTTTGCAAAAGTGTTGGCAAACCTTAGCTTGAATGGCGTGAAAAGTACAATAGTATTCAGCGAAGTTTCAAACGGTTTGAATAAAAGCGCTAAAAATATCCCTACTGTAAATTTGGTACAAGCTGCTTCATTAAACATTTTCGATATCATGAATGCTAAGAAATTAGTACTAAGCGAAAATGCAGTAAAAGCTATTACCGCTTCATTATCTAATAATTAATTTCATTGAAAATGGCAACTGAAGTTCTTACCAAACCATTGATTACCGAAAAAAGTACCAAACTTGGCGACAAGCTAAATACTTACGTTTTTAAAGTAGCACGCGGAGCTAATAAACTGGAAATTAAAAAAGCAGTAGAGCAGTACTACAATGTACAAGTTTCGGGTGTTAGCACAGCTGTAATTCCTGGAAAAGCAAAATCTCGCTATACTAAAAAAGGATTAGCAAGAGGTATGAAACCAGCTTACAAGAAGGCATTTGTAACCTTGAAAGATGGTGAAAATATTGACTTCTACGGAAATATTTAATCGTACTTTATTTATTAACTATAGCAGAAACCTAACTGCTGAAAATTAAAATAAGGATAAAATTTAACGCCATGGGCATTAAAAAGTACAAACCAACCACACCCAGTATGAGGTTTACCAAGTTGGTGAACTTCAAAGAAATTACTACCAATAAACCGGAAAAAAGTTTGTTGGCTCCTCAAAAGAGCTCCGGTGGTAGAAACAGTGCAGGGCACTTAACCGTTCGCTATATTGGCGGAGGACACAAAAAGCGCTACCGTATCATTGATTTTAAACGCGACAAATTTGATATACCTGGAAAAGTTGCAACAATAGAATACGATCCAAACCGTACAGCTTTTATTGCATTAGTAAATTATCCTGATGGTGAAAAAAGATACATTCTTGCTCCTGAGGGATTAAAAGTTGGTCAAACTATTGTTTCTGGAAGCAAAGTAGCTCCAGAAGTTGGCAATACTTTACCATTGGGCGAAATGCCTTTGGGTACTATTGTTCACAATGTTGAATTACATCCTGGAAGAGGCGGAGTATTGGTTCGCAGTGCAGGCTCATCTGCCCAGTTGCAAGCTAAAGAAGAGCGCTATGTAGTATTGAAAATGCCTTCAGGTGAAACTAGAAGAATCTTGAGAACATGTTTGGCAACCGTAGGTATGCTTTCTAATAGCGATAACAATCAGCAAACATTAGGAAAGGCAGGACGTAACCGTTGGTTAGGTCGCAGACCTCGCAACCGTGGTGTAGTAATGAACCCGGTAGATCACCCAATGGGTGGTGGTGAAGGTCGCGCTTCGGGCGGTCACCCACGTAGCCGCACAGGCTTAAAAGCTAAAGGCTTAAAAACCCGTGCTCCTAAAAAGGCTTCAAGCAGATTAATTATTCAAAGAAGAAACGCTAAAAAAGGGTAGTAGTTAAACCATAAAAAGAGAAAGAAATGGGACGCAGTATTAAAAAAGGACCTTATGTAGCCTACAAGTTGCTTAAAAAAGTAGCTAAAATGAATGAAGCCAGCAAAAAGGGCGTAATCAAAACTTGGAGCCGTGCTTCAATGATTTTACCCGATATGGTGGGGCATACTTTTGCGGTTCACAATGGAAATAAATTTATACCTGTGTATGTAACCGAAAACATGGTAGGGCATCGTTTGGGTGAGTTTAGCCCAACCCGCCAGTTTAAAGGACATGCCGGCAATAAGAAGAAATAATTTTCGACTAACCGAATAAAAGTAAATTGAAATGGAAGCAATTGCACATTTAAGAAATAACCCTACCAGCGATAGAAAAATGAGACTGGTAGCCGATTTAATTCGTGGAAAAAAAGTAGAAGAGGCACTTACTATTTTGCGTTTTAGCAAACAAGAGGCTTCTTTAAAGTTAGAAAAATTACTAAAAAGCGCTATCAATAACTGGCAACAAAAAAATGATGCCCGTCCTGAAGATAACGAGCTTTTTGTAAAAGAAATTTTTGTAAACCAAGGTACTTCTCTAAAACGCTTTTTGCCTGCACCGCAAGGACGCGCTTATAGAATCCGCAAACGCAGCAACCATGTTACCATCAAGGTAGATAGCAAAGTAAGTGCAGCAGCACCGGTTGCCGTGGAAGCTGAAGCCTAATAATTTATATTGAAATTTGTATCAAGCCTGTACCTAATGGTACGGGCTTTTTTTATGTTTATCAGATCTACGTTTAAGTGAAGATGAAATTGGCATCATCGAGAATTTAAAATGGCAATACTGGTTCGCAAATGCCATGAAGTATACATAAAGACAACCCAATAACAGGGTTTAATGATATGCCAAGTAAGCACCAGCTTTTTACTGCTGCTTGCAATGTTGCCAAGTTTAATCTATTAATGAAGTTGCTCCTCCAATTTATTTATGCGCTGCTGCTGCTCTTGCATTGCCTTCAACAATATAACTGAAAGTTTGGCATAGTCTATTCCCCACAACTCTTTAGCTTCGTTGGTAGGTTTGTGTACTACTTCAGGAAATAACTGAAACAACTCTTGTGCAGAAAAGCCAATATCGGAACTGTTGGCAGCATCGCTAAACACTAAATTGCCTTTTGTATCGAAACTTTGGTCGCGCAAAGTGTAGCTATAAGTTTTTACCTGCATTACTTTTTGTAAAGTGTTTTCCAAGTGATAAAAATCTTTCTTCATTCTGCTGTCGCTCACATTGGTAAACGATGTGCCATAAAATCTGCCATCGCCTTCAATGCGCCCTAATAATTGCTCTGCGCCTGTATTGCTGAATCGCCTGAAATAAAACCCCCGATCGGTATTTGACGTAGCTGCATTTTGGTTATGTGAAGTAGAATTCCAAAAATCTACACCGCTGGTGCCTGCGGTTCGGTTGATGCCAATTACCAAGGAGCCAACGCCATTTATCCAGCTTGAAGCCGGAGGAGCTGCATTTACAGAAGGATCGTTGTTATAGTTCCCAAACGAAACAAAACCTAAAGTGGTACTCAATTTTATGCGGCCATCGTCTGCATAAGCGGGACTTACAGTACTGTA
This genomic stretch from Chitinophagales bacterium harbors:
- the rplW gene encoding 50S ribosomal protein L23 — protein: MATEVLTKPLITEKSTKLGDKLNTYVFKVARGANKLEIKKAVEQYYNVQVSGVSTAVIPGKAKSRYTKKGLARGMKPAYKKAFVTLKDGENIDFYGNI
- the galE gene encoding UDP-glucose 4-epimerase GalE — encoded protein: MKILVTGGCGYIGSHTIVDLVQHGFDVVSIDACFNSLESTISRVAAVVGKPVKNYLVDLCHYEAVKQIFEAELFDGIIHFAAFKSVPESVEQPLKYYHNNLVSLTNLLRLTEEFNVKHFVFSSSCSVYGNTTQLPVTEATPFEKAESPYAHTKQMGEEIIEQVAKAGRSKFVLLRYFNPVGAHESAQIGELPTVVVTAVVPRITGFAAGKFSSFSVFGSDYPTRDGTCVRDYIHVMDIANAHTKAIQYLVAGKQQQQCDVFNLGTGNGVTVLEAIQSFEKVSGLQLNYTKAPRREGDVVSIYANNNKAKQLLGWEPARNLDDMMLTAWRWEQRSKELQL
- the rplB gene encoding 50S ribosomal protein L2, which codes for MGIKKYKPTTPSMRFTKLVNFKEITTNKPEKSLLAPQKSSGGRNSAGHLTVRYIGGGHKKRYRIIDFKRDKFDIPGKVATIEYDPNRTAFIALVNYPDGEKRYILAPEGLKVGQTIVSGSKVAPEVGNTLPLGEMPLGTIVHNVELHPGRGGVLVRSAGSSAQLQAKEERYVVLKMPSGETRRILRTCLATVGMLSNSDNNQQTLGKAGRNRWLGRRPRNRGVVMNPVDHPMGGGEGRASGGHPRSRTGLKAKGLKTRAPKKASSRLIIQRRNAKKG
- the rplD gene encoding 50S ribosomal protein L4, with amino-acid sequence MKVKVLNKEGKETGRELELAADIFGIEPNDHVVWLAVRQFQAAQRQGTHKTKERWEISRTTKKAFRQKGTGGARRGDMKSPVVRGGGRTFGPKPHSYDFKLNKKVKELARKSALAYKAKDNNIIVVEDFNIETPKTKEFAKVLANLSLNGVKSTIVFSEVSNGLNKSAKNIPTVNLVQAASLNIFDIMNAKKLVLSENAVKAITASLSNN
- the rpsS gene encoding 30S ribosomal protein S19, whose product is MGRSIKKGPYVAYKLLKKVAKMNEASKKGVIKTWSRASMILPDMVGHTFAVHNGNKFIPVYVTENMVGHRLGEFSPTRQFKGHAGNKKK
- a CDS encoding PhnA domain-containing protein, with the translated sequence MSIITNALQQRCEGLCELCSSEAAVTAYAVSPKNNDSIANEVALCNTCQQTLAKEKDNTHWQCLAGSIYNPENSVQALTYRILHLHQDEEWAKDIMQSVELDEAVIHWALSAFEQKEVHRDANGNQLQSGDNVVLTQVLNVKGTSFMAPKGTIVKKIRLVPDNTEQIEGKINDQTIVILTKYVRKS
- the rplV gene encoding 50S ribosomal protein L22, whose protein sequence is MEMEAIAHLRNNPTSDRKMRLVADLIRGKKVEEALTILRFSKQEASLKLEKLLKSAINNWQQKNDARPEDNELFVKEIFVNQGTSLKRFLPAPQGRAYRIRKRSNHVTIKVDSKVSAAAPVAVEAEA
- a CDS encoding HAD-IIIA family hydrolase produces the protein MKKALFIDRDGTLILETDDYKIDSFEKLIFYPEIFRWLGAIARLNEYELVMVTNQDGLGLPDYFPEDTFWPVHNFIENTFKGEGIQFSATHIDKSFPHENLPTRKPNTGMLTRYFSADYDLKNSFVIGDRITDVLLAKNLGCKCFWLNDGRGLGLSEIGGETTETLQPHIALESRNWQDIFNYLNQSTK
- the hisC gene encoding histidinol-phosphate transaminase — protein: MITHLVRKSIRELQPYSFAHQALPKEGTTRLDDNENAFGSPLLSEEKFNRYPEPFQTTLKNSISRIKGVPPQNMFIGNGSGEIIDSLFRIFCEPATDACIICPPTDNRYAFIAQVNNTNCLHIPLLPNLELDVESILENNTAAKLLLLSSPNNPTGNSFHKEDIELLLGKFEGIVVIDEAYINYSRQSSCITLLPHFSNLVVVQTFSHAWGLAGLRLSMAFASSGIIELLDKIKLPHHINSASQQIAVEALHNIAWVNEHIRQTVALREQLCNQLKEIPCIEHIYASDANFVLIRVKDADTTHKFLLKKGIVTSNENHQTLCENCLRITIGTEKENNLLVENLKAIK